Proteins encoded within one genomic window of Diorhabda sublineata isolate icDioSubl1.1 chromosome 1, icDioSubl1.1, whole genome shotgun sequence:
- the LOC130451056 gene encoding troponin C isoform X2, whose product MDELPPEQIAVLRKAFEAFDSQKSGSIPCDMVADILRLMGQPFDKKILEELIEEVDADKSGRLEFEEFVTLAAKFIVEEDDEAMQKELKEAFRLYDKAGNGYIPTTCLREILRELDDQLTDKELDMMIEEIDTDGSGTVDFDEFMEMMTGEV is encoded by the exons GATGAACTCCCACCAGAACAAATAGCCG taCTCCGTAAAGCTTTTGAAGCATTCGACAGCCAAAAATCCGGAAGCATACCATGTGACATGGTAGCTGACATATTGCGTCTTATGGGCCAAcctttcgataaaaaaattttggaagaaCTCATTGAAGAAGTTGATGCCGACA AATCTGGCCGTCTTGAATTCGAGGAATTCGTAACTTTGGCCGCCAAATTCATTGTTGAGGAAGATGATGAAGCTATGCAAAAAGAACTTAAAGAAGCTTTCAGGTTATACGACAAAGCAG GAAATGGTTACATCCCTACCACATGTCTCCGTGAAATATTAAGAGAATTAGATGACCAGCTAACAGATAAAGAATTAGACATGATGATTGAAGAAATTGACACAGATGGTTCTGGAACAGTAGATTTTGATG aaTTCATGGAGATGATGACTGGGGAAGTGTAG
- the LOC130451056 gene encoding troponin C isoform X1, with product MSADELPPEQIAVLRKAFEAFDSQKSGSIPCDMVADILRLMGQPFDKKILEELIEEVDADKSGRLEFEEFVTLAAKFIVEEDDEAMQKELKEAFRLYDKAGNGYIPTTCLREILRELDDQLTDKELDMMIEEIDTDGSGTVDFDEFMEMMTGEV from the exons GATGAACTCCCACCAGAACAAATAGCCG taCTCCGTAAAGCTTTTGAAGCATTCGACAGCCAAAAATCCGGAAGCATACCATGTGACATGGTAGCTGACATATTGCGTCTTATGGGCCAAcctttcgataaaaaaattttggaagaaCTCATTGAAGAAGTTGATGCCGACA AATCTGGCCGTCTTGAATTCGAGGAATTCGTAACTTTGGCCGCCAAATTCATTGTTGAGGAAGATGATGAAGCTATGCAAAAAGAACTTAAAGAAGCTTTCAGGTTATACGACAAAGCAG GAAATGGTTACATCCCTACCACATGTCTCCGTGAAATATTAAGAGAATTAGATGACCAGCTAACAGATAAAGAATTAGACATGATGATTGAAGAAATTGACACAGATGGTTCTGGAACAGTAGATTTTGATG aaTTCATGGAGATGATGACTGGGGAAGTGTAG